The window GGCGTCGGGCTCGGCGAGGAGGACGGATAAGGGCTCGGCGACGATGACGGGTAGGGGCTGGGCGAGGGCGAGGGGCTGTAGGTCGGCGTCGGTGAATACGTCGGCGAAGGGGAGGGCGTCGGCTCTCCGCACTCGGACTCGCAAATCGTGGCGGCTGCCGCCGGACGGGCATCGACCGCGACAAACGCAAACGCAGCCACGGCGGTCAGCACGCTCGCGAGCGTGACGCGCATGACGTTGGTGGATATCGCCATCTTCAGCGTCCGCACAGCATGCCGTCGTCGTGGACGGCGGGCGTGATGGTCGGCGACGCGTCCGCATATTGGTTGACCGCGCACAGTCCCGCGCTCGCGGCGCAGGTCGCGGCAAAGGTCCAGGGCGGCGTATTGGTCTTGCTGATGGAGACCTTGCCGCCGGTTGAGGTGATGATTGCGGTGTCGCCGGGCTGGGTGAGCTGTACGCATTGTTGACTCGTCGAGCAGACGCTGGCGGCGCCGTCCTGCAGGACGACGACCGAGCGGCCGCGCTGCGACAGGATATCGAGTGTGGTGCCGCGCACGCCGATGGTCGCGAGCGGGGTCGTGATCTTGTAGGCGGTCTTCTCGGAATGTCCGGTGACGAAACGGAATGCGCCGGTCGTCATGCGGATTGCGACGTCGCGATAGCTGTGCTCGTCGTTGAAGACGGTGCGGTCGAGCTTGAGCGTGGCGCTCGGACCGAGCGACAGATTGGTGCTGTCGGCCATCACGAAGCGCGCCGCGCTGCCGGCGCCGGTGCGCACGGTCTCGTCCCGCAGCATGCTGTCGCCGACGCTGATCGGCGTCGTTGTCGCGGCCACGCGAACGACTTCATTCTGAATCACGACGGCTTCACCGACGCGCGTCTGCGCCTGGGCGCAAGGGGCCACGCACAAGGCGGTCGACAACAGCGTGGAGAAAAGCCAGAAACGCAAATTCATTTCGCAACCGATCGATGTGTCCCTGATCGTACCGGATCACGCGCGCTTGCGATGTGGCGGAATTATCACAAGCAGCGCGAGACCTGCGTTATGCTTAGTGACAGTTGCGGCAGAATGCGTTCAATGAAAACCGCGATCCCTATTATTCTCGGCGGTGACGCAAAATTGCCACGCAAAACATCCCCACAAATGCCGCTCGACTTGCCTGCGGTTCCGATGGTGTCGCGGAGCGCAGTGATTGCTGTCGCGATTTTCCTGGTCGCGCATCTCGCGCTGCTGATAGGCCTCACGACGCCGGAGAAGTTCGTCTTCGACGAAGTGCACTACGTGCCGGCGGCGCGGCAGATGCTGGCGCCAGCGATGTCGCAACCGATGCTCAATCCGATGCATCCGCCATTGGCGAAAGAGCTGATCGCGCTATCGATCGCGGTCTTCGGCGACAGCGCGTTGGGCTGGCGCTATCCGGCGACCTTGTTCGGTGCGCTTGCGATCGTCGCGATCTATCTGTGCGGCCTGGCGCTGTTCGCGGCGCAGGGGCCTGCGATCGCCGCCGCGCTGATCGCCGGCTGCAACCAGATGCTGTACGTGCAGGCGCGCGTCGCGATGCTCGACATTTTTGCACTCGGCTTCGGCCTGCTCGCGATTGCCGCCTTCATGCACGGCTTTCGAAAGGACCGGCCTCACGCATTGTTCGCGGCTGCCGGCAGCCTGTTCGGCTGTGCTGCGGCCTGCAAATGGAGCGGCCTGTTTCCGCTCGGAATCTGCATCGTCATCGTCGCGGTGATCCGCCTGATGCAGGGCTGGCACACCCTGTTTGCCGACGCGAAGCCGGGGGATTGGTACCGGCCCGATCTCTGGCCCGACTTCAGACTACATCACGTCGTGCTCTGCTTCATCGTCCTGCCCGCGGCGACATATCTTGTGGCCTTCGTCCCGCTCTACGGCATGTCGCTGCCGGATCTGATCGAGGCGCAGCGCCGGATCTTTGCCGACAACACCACCACTGCCATCGCCGGCCACACTTATATGAGCGCCTGGCCGTCATGGCCGCTGCTCGCGCGCCCGGTGTGGTTCCTGTTCGACAAGACCGCGGACGACAATGTCTCCGCGATCGTCTTCCTCGGGAATCCCCTGGTGCTGTGGCCGGCGCTGCTCGCGCTCGCCGTCGTGCTGCGCGACTTCGTCGTCGCGCGTCGCCGGGATGCGTTCCTGATCGCGGTCTTCTATTTCGGATCCTGGCTCGCCTGGGCGTTGCTGCCGCGCACGCTCGCCTTCATCTATTACTATCTGCCGGCCGCGACCGTGGCGTCGCTCGCGCTGGTCTACGTGCTGCGCCGGGACGGTCTGCCACGTTGGCTGTTGTGGGCTTATGTCGCGGTCGCGGCAGCGGGCTTTGCCGCCATGCTGCCGATCTCGGCGGCCTTCGTCGGCACGTCGATGCAGACTTTCGACCGGCTGATGCTCTTCCAAAGCTGGATATGACATCGCCGCCTGCCGGGGGAACGGCAGGCGGCGTCCTTATTGGTGATGACCAGAAAATTACTTTGACGCGGTCTTGGTGTCCATGTTCACGACCTGGACGCGGCGGTTGATCGGGTCGGCGCCGTTGGCGGCGTCCTTCAGCTTGGTCTTGCCGTAGCCGACGGTGACGAGATCGGTGCCGGTGAGGCCGTAGTTCTGCACCAAATATTTCTTGATGGTGTCGGCTCGCCGCTCGGAGAGCCCCT of the Bradyrhizobium sp. WSM1417 genome contains:
- a CDS encoding FecR domain-containing protein, whose protein sequence is MNLRFWLFSTLLSTALCVAPCAQAQTRVGEAVVIQNEVVRVAATTTPISVGDSMLRDETVRTGAGSAARFVMADSTNLSLGPSATLKLDRTVFNDEHSYRDVAIRMTTGAFRFVTGHSEKTAYKITTPLATIGVRGTTLDILSQRGRSVVVLQDGAASVCSTSQQCVQLTQPGDTAIITSTGGKVSISKTNTPPWTFAATCAASAGLCAVNQYADASPTITPAVHDDGMLCGR
- a CDS encoding phospholipid carrier-dependent glycosyltransferase, translating into MWRNYHKQRETCVMLSDSCGRMRSMKTAIPIILGGDAKLPRKTSPQMPLDLPAVPMVSRSAVIAVAIFLVAHLALLIGLTTPEKFVFDEVHYVPAARQMLAPAMSQPMLNPMHPPLAKELIALSIAVFGDSALGWRYPATLFGALAIVAIYLCGLALFAAQGPAIAAALIAGCNQMLYVQARVAMLDIFALGFGLLAIAAFMHGFRKDRPHALFAAAGSLFGCAAACKWSGLFPLGICIVIVAVIRLMQGWHTLFADAKPGDWYRPDLWPDFRLHHVVLCFIVLPAATYLVAFVPLYGMSLPDLIEAQRRIFADNTTTAIAGHTYMSAWPSWPLLARPVWFLFDKTADDNVSAIVFLGNPLVLWPALLALAVVLRDFVVARRRDAFLIAVFYFGSWLAWALLPRTLAFIYYYLPAATVASLALVYVLRRDGLPRWLLWAYVAVAAAGFAAMLPISAAFVGTSMQTFDRLMLFQSWI